The following coding sequences lie in one Zingiber officinale cultivar Zhangliang chromosome 2B, Zo_v1.1, whole genome shotgun sequence genomic window:
- the LOC122047944 gene encoding UPF0481 protein At3g47200-like isoform X2, producing the protein MASPNSEDEDELLSRNFTEKLSSASRKPKKDIPATIFRVPENIRRTNLESFEPKMVSLGPYHRENQRFKATNERIKLPYATNFFRRLTTGGMDVNLVPLMVKIIKHKESDLRCAYSEEIRMNSNDFVEMMMLDFAFMVEFLWEQAGGNRTQMGEYSWKWAAPSIINDMLVVENQFPLPPLLFLFYAYTADLHRHDTFSTEFTKFLCHPFMLKIHHDLSPTSTSFTLTSSARSFENSSHLLHLFHSSLVSVLREKAITRLDVVDLSSFPSAEMLHAMRIQFANKTDGSSFLDITFDSSKRSMQIPQLVINDDNVSLLRNLIAFEQQCHWIYNYISTYVWFMDCLINTGKDVAVLRKHKIIVSRLYSDEEVAHIFNELRRTNAPVVDFDQFYLAEVINNVERYRKNKSTRLWALWNFSWLRQNYFKNRWVTIGVFAIVLFNLLIFVLTLVQTVYAIRSYAKQ; encoded by the coding sequence ATGGCATCCCCCAATTCTGAAGATGAAGACGAACTCTTGTCGAGGAATTTCACGGAGAAACTGAGCTCGGCCTCACGCAAACCGAAGAAAGACATCCCGGCGACGATCTTTCGAGTTCCTGAGAACATCCGCAGAACCAATCTCGAGTCTTTTGAGCCAAAGATGGTCTCCCTCGGCCCATACCACCGCGAAAATCAACGCTTTAAAGCAACGAATGAAAGGATCAAATTGCCCTATGCCACCAATTTTTTCAGGCGGCTCACAACCGGCGGCATGGACGTGAATCTAGTGCCGCTCATGGTCAAGATAATCAAGCATAAGGAGTCGGATTTACGTTGTGCCTACTCGGAGGAGATCCGCATGAACAGCAATGATTTCGTGGAGATGATGATGCTCGACTTCGCTTTCATGGTCGAGTTTCTATGGGAGCAAGCGGGGGGGAATAGAACGCAGATGGGAGAGTACTCGTGGAAGTGGGCAGCTCCATCGATTATCAACGATATGTTGGTTGTCGAAAACCAGTTCCCTCTTCCTccccttctttttctcttctaCGCGTACACGGCTGATTTGCATCGCCATGATACTTTTTCAACGGAATTCACGAAATTCCTCTGTCATCCTTTCATGCTGAAAATTCACCATGACCTCTCTCCGACCTCGACCAGCTTCACCTTGACCTCGAGCGCTAGAAGCTTCGAAAATAGTAGTCATTTGCTCCATCTTTTCCATTCAAGTCTTGTTAGCGTGCTGCGGGAAAAGGCAATTACCCGCCTTGACGTCGTCGACTTATCTTCCTTCCCCAGTGCAGAGATGCTCCACGCAATGAGAATACAGTTTGCAAATAAAACCGATGGCAGTAGCTTCTTGGACATCACTTTCGACAGTAGCAAGAGATCCATGCAGATTCCTCAACTCGTCATCAACGATGATAACGTCTCCCTCCTTCGAAACCTCATCGCTTTCGAGCAGCAATGCCATTGGATCTACAACTACATCTCCACTTACGTTTGGTTCATGGACTGCTTGATAAACACGGGAAAGGATGTGGCCGTGCTCCGGAAACATAAGATCATCGTCAGCCGCTTGTACAGCGACGAAGAAGTGGCTCACATTTTCAACGAGCTCCGAAGGACGAATGCCCCTGTCGTCGACTTCGACCAGTTCTATCTTGCAGAGGTAATAAACAATGTGGAGAGGTACCGCAAAAACAAGTCTACCAGACTCTGGGCACTATGGAATTTCTCATGGTTGAGGCAAAACTATTTCAAGAATCGGTGGGTGACTATCGGTGTCTTTGCAATTGTTTTATTCAACCTTCTCATTTTTGTGCTCACTTTGGTGCAGACTGTATATGCTATTCGCAGTTACGCCAAGCAGTGA
- the LOC122047944 gene encoding UPF0481 protein At3g47200-like isoform X1, producing the protein MASPNSEDEDELLSRNFTEKLSSASRKPKKDIPATIFRVPENIRRTNLESFEPKMVSLGPYHRENQRFKATNERIKLPYATNFFRRLTTGGMDVNLVPLMVKIIKHKESDLRCAYSEEIRMNSNDFVEMMMLDFAFMVEFLWEQAGGNRTQMGEYSWKWAAPSIINDMLVVENQFPLPPLLFLFYAYTADLHRHDTFSTEFTKFLCHPFMLKIHHDLSPTSTSFTLTSSARSFENSSHLLHLFHSSLVSVLREKAITRLDVVDLSSFPSAEMLHAMRIQFANKTDGSSFLDITFDSSKRSMQIPQLVINDDNVSLLRNLIAFEQQCHWIYNYISTYVWFMDCLINTGKDVAVLRKHKIIVSRLYSDEEVAHIFNELRRTNAPVVDFDQFYLAEVINNVERYRKNKSTRLWALWNFSWLRQNYFKNRLYMLFAVTPSSESMYTVKNNDARPLILINKGLTYK; encoded by the exons ATGGCATCCCCCAATTCTGAAGATGAAGACGAACTCTTGTCGAGGAATTTCACGGAGAAACTGAGCTCGGCCTCACGCAAACCGAAGAAAGACATCCCGGCGACGATCTTTCGAGTTCCTGAGAACATCCGCAGAACCAATCTCGAGTCTTTTGAGCCAAAGATGGTCTCCCTCGGCCCATACCACCGCGAAAATCAACGCTTTAAAGCAACGAATGAAAGGATCAAATTGCCCTATGCCACCAATTTTTTCAGGCGGCTCACAACCGGCGGCATGGACGTGAATCTAGTGCCGCTCATGGTCAAGATAATCAAGCATAAGGAGTCGGATTTACGTTGTGCCTACTCGGAGGAGATCCGCATGAACAGCAATGATTTCGTGGAGATGATGATGCTCGACTTCGCTTTCATGGTCGAGTTTCTATGGGAGCAAGCGGGGGGGAATAGAACGCAGATGGGAGAGTACTCGTGGAAGTGGGCAGCTCCATCGATTATCAACGATATGTTGGTTGTCGAAAACCAGTTCCCTCTTCCTccccttctttttctcttctaCGCGTACACGGCTGATTTGCATCGCCATGATACTTTTTCAACGGAATTCACGAAATTCCTCTGTCATCCTTTCATGCTGAAAATTCACCATGACCTCTCTCCGACCTCGACCAGCTTCACCTTGACCTCGAGCGCTAGAAGCTTCGAAAATAGTAGTCATTTGCTCCATCTTTTCCATTCAAGTCTTGTTAGCGTGCTGCGGGAAAAGGCAATTACCCGCCTTGACGTCGTCGACTTATCTTCCTTCCCCAGTGCAGAGATGCTCCACGCAATGAGAATACAGTTTGCAAATAAAACCGATGGCAGTAGCTTCTTGGACATCACTTTCGACAGTAGCAAGAGATCCATGCAGATTCCTCAACTCGTCATCAACGATGATAACGTCTCCCTCCTTCGAAACCTCATCGCTTTCGAGCAGCAATGCCATTGGATCTACAACTACATCTCCACTTACGTTTGGTTCATGGACTGCTTGATAAACACGGGAAAGGATGTGGCCGTGCTCCGGAAACATAAGATCATCGTCAGCCGCTTGTACAGCGACGAAGAAGTGGCTCACATTTTCAACGAGCTCCGAAGGACGAATGCCCCTGTCGTCGACTTCGACCAGTTCTATCTTGCAGAGGTAATAAACAATGTGGAGAGGTACCGCAAAAACAAGTCTACCAGACTCTGGGCACTATGGAATTTCTCATGGTTGAGGCAAAACTATTTCAAGAATCG ACTGTATATGCTATTCGCAGTTACGCCAAGCAGTGAAAGTATGTATACTGTGAAGAATAATGATGCCCGGCcattgattttaattaataaagGTTTAACGTATAAATAA